Proteins co-encoded in one Haladaptatus sp. ZSTT2 genomic window:
- a CDS encoding DUF7388 family protein codes for MLTGETRLSETGLDAVALKPAECDVGRAATLAVDVITIDYEGAEHLPDAEVLATLTETKEVRLTTPVRADGFDPLGDDSRYDELPEGIKQVLVAGHSAYLTDAERKRPIAPRLSAALAAAPDSWVGTEGIERIALATGGTQFDLLSRTTRRDTRALRAAGYDGELAVYAPTVLTDDEDAILDAVGAYASRRRPVARALPDGAATDSSATGRARKVLLAASRDYALVGTPRGVREQIDALRAVGVDTVVGYPARGIDEFLR; via the coding sequence ATGCTAACTGGCGAGACGCGTCTCTCTGAGACCGGGCTGGACGCAGTTGCGCTCAAGCCCGCAGAGTGTGACGTGGGCCGAGCAGCAACTCTGGCAGTGGACGTCATCACAATCGACTACGAGGGGGCAGAACACCTCCCCGATGCCGAGGTGCTTGCCACGCTCACCGAGACCAAGGAAGTCAGGCTGACGACACCCGTTCGCGCAGACGGCTTTGACCCCCTTGGCGACGATTCGCGCTACGACGAGTTACCTGAGGGCATCAAACAGGTGCTCGTCGCCGGGCATTCTGCGTATCTCACCGACGCCGAGCGCAAACGACCCATTGCGCCTCGGTTGTCCGCCGCACTCGCTGCCGCGCCTGATTCGTGGGTCGGTACGGAGGGTATCGAACGAATCGCGCTCGCCACCGGCGGGACGCAGTTCGACCTGCTCTCGCGGACGACGCGCCGAGATACCCGCGCCCTCAGAGCGGCGGGCTACGACGGCGAACTCGCGGTGTACGCACCCACGGTTCTCACCGACGACGAGGACGCGATTCTCGACGCGGTCGGAGCCTATGCGTCCCGCAGACGCCCCGTCGCGCGGGCGCTCCCCGACGGCGCGGCCACCGATTCGTCGGCCACCGGGCGTGCACGGAAGGTGCTTCTCGCTGCGAGCAGAGACTACGCGCTCGTCGGGACGCCCCGAGGCGTCCGCGAACAAATCGACGCTCTGCGCGCGGTTGGCGTGGATACGGTCGTTGGCTATCCCGCCCGCGGTATCGACGAGTTCCTCCGCTGA
- a CDS encoding alpha/beta fold hydrolase: MDTVTSADGTTIAFEKTGHGPPLVLVHGTTADHTRWEPIRPALEEQFTVYAIDRRGRGESGDSPEYALEREFEDIVAVINSISEPVVLLGHSYGALCSLEAALRTDNIRKLILYEPPFLRTPGELTPAATLAELHALVENEENEQALVQFFTDVAGMSLDEVDVLRAAPNWPARVSAAHTVVREEAAPAAYVFDADRLAPLETPTLLLTGSESAPFLKEATAALAEVLPNCRVVTFEGHGHVAINSATDRFVAEVLAFAGESESLPQTP, encoded by the coding sequence ATGGACACAGTTACCTCAGCAGACGGAACCACGATTGCCTTCGAAAAAACGGGACACGGGCCACCACTTGTCCTCGTCCACGGGACGACCGCAGACCACACGCGGTGGGAACCAATCCGCCCTGCGCTTGAAGAACAGTTCACGGTCTATGCGATAGACCGTCGTGGTCGCGGCGAAAGCGGTGATTCTCCTGAGTACGCACTCGAACGCGAATTCGAGGACATTGTCGCCGTCATCAATTCGATTAGCGAACCCGTGGTGTTGCTCGGGCACTCCTACGGCGCGCTCTGCTCGCTCGAAGCGGCACTGCGTACTGACAACATCAGAAAACTCATCCTGTACGAGCCGCCGTTCTTGCGCACGCCGGGAGAGCTCACCCCGGCAGCGACGCTCGCAGAACTCCACGCACTCGTCGAAAACGAAGAAAACGAACAGGCACTCGTGCAGTTCTTTACTGACGTTGCCGGTATGTCACTCGACGAAGTAGACGTGCTTCGCGCCGCACCCAACTGGCCAGCACGCGTCAGTGCGGCCCACACTGTGGTCAGAGAGGAAGCCGCACCGGCAGCGTACGTGTTCGACGCCGACCGACTGGCACCGCTCGAAACACCGACGCTCCTGCTGACTGGAAGTGAGAGCGCGCCGTTCCTCAAAGAGGCGACTGCCGCGCTCGCCGAGGTGCTCCCGAACTGTCGTGTCGTCACCTTCGAAGGCCACGGCCACGTCGCAATAAATTCGGCGACAGACCGCTTCGTAGCGGAGGTGCTCGCCTTCGCTGGTGAGTCTGAGTCACTTCCGCAGACGCCGTGA
- a CDS encoding NUDIX hydrolase, protein MNLDRVARYSPTAVTDEEREAGVLVPILTRDDEPHLLFTKRADHLGEHPGQMAFPGGGREPADDDLAATALREANEEIGLDPTTADIVGQLDDIRTITSYAVRPFVATVPDATYTPDEREVAEIVVLKLSDLTNLDNYESERRLHPHYGDIRLHFFHVDGYTVWGATGRILVNFLEIATDWEMPPEVDRVVDPDADLPS, encoded by the coding sequence ATGAATCTCGACCGGGTGGCTCGCTACTCGCCCACGGCAGTCACGGACGAGGAGCGAGAAGCGGGTGTGCTCGTCCCCATCCTCACCCGCGACGACGAACCACACCTGCTGTTTACGAAGCGCGCAGACCACCTTGGCGAGCACCCCGGTCAGATGGCGTTTCCCGGCGGCGGGCGCGAACCCGCAGACGATGACCTCGCCGCAACCGCGCTCAGAGAGGCGAACGAAGAGATTGGCTTAGACCCTACAACTGCGGACATCGTGGGCCAACTCGACGATATTCGGACGATCACGAGCTACGCTGTCCGCCCGTTCGTCGCCACGGTTCCAGACGCGACGTACACGCCCGATGAGCGCGAGGTCGCAGAAATCGTCGTGCTCAAACTGTCTGATCTCACGAACCTCGACAACTACGAATCAGAGCGCCGCTTGCATCCCCATTACGGCGACATCCGCCTGCACTTTTTCCACGTCGATGGCTACACCGTCTGGGGCGCAACCGGCCGCATCCTCGTGAATTTCCTCGAAATCGCAACCGACTGGGAGATGCCGCCGGAAGTTGATCGGGTGGTTGATCCGGATGCCGACCTTCCGTCCTGA
- a CDS encoding DUF7109 family protein: MELTHDELAGVVSLFSALTREELTTALSELAYRNGEEGDVPVEEIDAAIERYFLVEFEREGTTYLTPGPVAFPELPEGGEDLPHILSVEKREVDREAIITPLEAQFRKDAAAAVDDGDDERIHHLLDVSYDLEAWGPVELGDERDLLDAARAN; this comes from the coding sequence ATGGAGTTGACTCACGACGAACTCGCGGGGGTAGTTTCGCTCTTTTCTGCGCTCACGCGCGAGGAACTCACCACCGCACTCTCGGAACTCGCCTACCGAAACGGCGAGGAAGGCGACGTTCCAGTCGAGGAAATCGACGCGGCCATAGAGCGTTATTTTCTGGTCGAGTTCGAGCGCGAAGGCACGACGTATCTCACGCCCGGGCCGGTTGCGTTTCCCGAACTCCCCGAGGGCGGCGAAGACCTCCCGCACATCCTCTCGGTCGAGAAGCGCGAGGTAGACCGCGAGGCGATTATCACGCCGCTCGAAGCCCAGTTTCGAAAGGACGCCGCAGCCGCGGTGGACGACGGCGATGACGAGCGCATCCACCACCTCCTCGACGTGAGCTACGACTTAGAGGCGTGGGGACCGGTTGAATTGGGCGACGAACGCGACCTGCTCGACGCGGCCCGGGCGAATTAA
- a CDS encoding glycosyl transferase family 2, translating into MEYVQERVTTLHDLTGYVPDAPTDRAAVVVPMTEREYAGLAPERVLSTLEAVSPARVVVPLRASADHVEDFRDWFDAFELDVDLLWCNGPELKSLLADAGVSGAMGKGRDVWLALGLAASEEFVVVHDADAKTYSRAHVPRLLSPLAGEFEFTKGYYARVENNQLYGRLARLFVAPLIRALADEHDAPVLDYLAAFRYPLAGEFAVTSKLARHLRPQRQWGLELSTLGDAFGAVGFTGSAQVDLGRHEHDHRAVSGPTGLSEMSHGVGQALLQVLADHDVTPAYESLPSRYEEVAYEFIRQYAADAAFNGLNYDREAEREQVAVYADAIDPLREDTRLPSWDESPLSPDEVWEAAQADLAHARDED; encoded by the coding sequence ATGGAGTACGTCCAAGAGCGCGTCACGACGCTCCACGACCTCACTGGCTACGTCCCCGACGCCCCGACCGACCGGGCCGCCGTCGTGGTGCCGATGACCGAACGCGAGTACGCCGGACTGGCCCCAGAGCGCGTGCTCTCGACGCTCGAAGCCGTATCCCCGGCCCGCGTGGTCGTCCCCCTTCGCGCCAGCGCAGACCACGTTGAGGACTTTCGAGACTGGTTCGACGCCTTCGAGCTCGACGTAGACCTGCTCTGGTGTAACGGCCCGGAACTGAAATCGCTCCTCGCGGACGCTGGCGTCTCGGGGGCGATGGGCAAGGGTAGAGACGTGTGGCTCGCGCTCGGCCTCGCGGCGAGCGAGGAGTTCGTCGTCGTCCACGACGCCGACGCGAAAACCTACTCGCGGGCGCACGTCCCACGCCTGCTCTCGCCGCTCGCAGGCGAGTTTGAGTTCACGAAGGGTTACTACGCGCGCGTCGAGAACAACCAGCTCTACGGGCGGCTGGCCCGGCTGTTCGTCGCTCCACTCATCCGGGCGCTCGCAGACGAACACGACGCGCCCGTTCTCGACTATCTGGCGGCGTTTCGCTACCCACTCGCGGGTGAGTTCGCGGTCACCTCGAAGCTCGCGCGCCACCTCCGACCCCAGCGTCAGTGGGGACTCGAACTCTCGACGCTCGGTGACGCCTTCGGTGCGGTTGGCTTCACCGGCTCCGCGCAGGTCGATTTGGGCAGACACGAACACGACCACCGCGCGGTGTCCGGGCCGACCGGCCTCTCTGAGATGAGCCACGGCGTCGGGCAGGCGCTCTTGCAGGTGCTCGCAGACCACGACGTGACGCCCGCCTACGAGAGTCTGCCGAGTCGCTACGAAGAAGTGGCCTACGAGTTCATCCGCCAGTACGCCGCAGACGCCGCGTTCAACGGCCTCAACTACGACCGCGAGGCAGAGCGCGAGCAGGTGGCCGTATACGCCGATGCCATCGACCCACTCAGGGAGGATACGCGCCTGCCGTCGTGGGACGAGAGTCCGCTCTCACCCGACGAGGTGTGGGAGGCAGCACAAGCTGACCTCGCACACGCGAGGGATGAAGATTAA
- a CDS encoding MFS transporter, which translates to MSRRQLFGSLCAMVFLVNLGRVLFAPLLEPLIVDFNTTRTTMGLVATLAWMGSAVPRIPTGYLLTRVRRHRVILFTGLILTVASLFTSLATSVQMLMVGSFSMGLASGAYFMAANPLVSELYPQRLGRAIGIHGMSSQLAAVLAPLLVTAVLFLDTWRAVFQLVAVVALLATGVLYLVARRTDIPDSGASDRDLLAAVRHQWPVILAGIAFIGATSFVWNGLFNWYPSYLTAKGLTPETSRTMLSVVFAAGVPAFFIGGRFADRFDTVRLLFAIIGAFSVSLVALTLTSGLVPLIAVSVVLGFFIHSIFPTVDTYMLTSLPDKHKGSAYAVFSGTMMPLQSTGSYVVGSLTDIGYSYSRVYQFFALCLVGFMVVLFVLNRTGRIPRRGEVQN; encoded by the coding sequence GTGTCACGCCGCCAGCTCTTCGGGTCGCTTTGTGCGATGGTGTTTCTCGTCAACTTGGGGCGAGTGCTGTTTGCCCCCCTCTTAGAGCCACTCATCGTCGATTTCAACACAACGCGGACGACGATGGGGCTGGTGGCCACCCTCGCGTGGATGGGCAGCGCAGTCCCCCGGATTCCGACGGGTTACCTCCTTACGCGGGTCCGCCGTCATCGAGTCATCCTCTTCACGGGACTCATCCTGACCGTGGCCTCGCTGTTCACCTCGCTCGCCACCTCCGTCCAGATGTTGATGGTCGGCTCGTTCTCGATGGGGCTTGCGAGCGGGGCGTACTTCATGGCCGCAAACCCGCTCGTGAGCGAGCTGTATCCACAGCGCCTCGGGCGGGCAATCGGGATTCACGGCATGTCGAGCCAGCTTGCGGCGGTTCTCGCACCCCTACTGGTGACCGCCGTCTTGTTCCTCGATACGTGGCGGGCGGTGTTCCAACTCGTCGCCGTCGTCGCGCTGCTCGCGACCGGCGTGCTCTATCTCGTTGCGCGTCGGACGGACATCCCGGACAGCGGGGCGTCAGACCGCGACCTGCTCGCCGCGGTTCGCCACCAGTGGCCGGTTATACTCGCTGGCATCGCCTTCATCGGCGCGACCTCGTTCGTCTGGAACGGGCTGTTCAACTGGTATCCGTCCTATCTGACCGCAAAAGGGCTGACTCCCGAAACGTCGAGAACCATGCTGTCGGTCGTGTTCGCCGCGGGCGTCCCCGCCTTCTTCATCGGCGGCCGCTTCGCAGACCGCTTCGATACCGTCCGACTCCTGTTCGCCATCATCGGCGCGTTCTCTGTGAGTCTCGTGGCGCTCACGCTCACTTCCGGGCTCGTCCCGCTCATCGCCGTGAGCGTGGTTCTCGGATTCTTCATCCACAGCATCTTCCCCACCGTGGACACCTACATGCTCACCTCGCTGCCGGACAAACACAAAGGGAGCGCCTACGCCGTGTTCAGCGGGACGATGATGCCGTTGCAATCGACGGGTTCGTACGTGGTCGGCAGCCTCACGGACATCGGGTACAGCTATTCGCGGGTGTACCAGTTTTTCGCCCTCTGTCTCGTTGGCTTCATGGTCGTGCTCTTCGTGCTCAACCGGACGGGACGGATTCCACGGCGCGGCGAGGTTCAAAACTAA
- a CDS encoding HVO_0758 family zinc finger protein: MESTRKGLRSGAITKDTYERLTCAECKKTLKTRNDPDEIGSVRACPDCGTEWRELR; encoded by the coding sequence ATGGAATCCACCCGCAAGGGCCTTCGGTCGGGCGCAATCACCAAAGACACCTACGAACGACTCACCTGCGCGGAGTGTAAAAAAACGCTCAAAACCCGCAACGACCCGGACGAAATCGGCTCGGTTCGAGCGTGTCCGGACTGCGGAACCGAGTGGCGAGAACTGCGCTAA
- a CDS encoding aldo/keto reductase, with translation MATQDGTWRYRNRYFERYGRAYFRRFGDQTVTSIGLGTYLGEPTDAVDEAYHDAIVTALESGCNVVDTAINYRNQRSERMVGKALEAADVERDEILLSTKGGFVTFDGDRPENPGAYIKSEYVDSGLVSRDELAHGSHCISPDFIDDQLDRSLSNLDLDTIDLYYVHNPETQLDVRSPEDVYDQLEATFTRLEERAAAGDINHYGVATWDAFRVPKEHEHYLSIVEVVSRARKAARAAGNTATHFRAIQLPFNVRMADAFTEESHDGPDGPQSALWFAREAGLNVFTSASLLQGKLATGLPEAVAAQLPGETTAQRALNFARSAPGVTCSLVGMSSPVHVEENLKAGEGDAMGARAFDAIFE, from the coding sequence ATGGCCACACAGGACGGCACGTGGCGCTACCGTAACCGCTACTTTGAGCGGTACGGCCGCGCGTACTTTCGACGCTTTGGCGACCAGACGGTCACGAGCATCGGCCTCGGTACCTATCTTGGAGAGCCAACCGACGCGGTGGACGAGGCGTATCACGACGCCATCGTCACCGCGCTCGAATCGGGCTGTAACGTCGTCGACACCGCCATCAACTACCGGAATCAACGCTCGGAGAGAATGGTCGGGAAGGCGCTCGAAGCCGCCGATGTCGAACGCGACGAAATCCTGCTTTCAACCAAGGGCGGGTTCGTGACGTTCGACGGCGACCGACCCGAGAATCCGGGGGCGTACATCAAGTCCGAGTACGTCGATTCTGGGCTGGTTTCCCGCGACGAGTTGGCTCACGGCAGCCACTGTATCTCTCCTGACTTTATCGACGACCAACTCGACCGCTCGCTCTCGAATCTCGACCTCGATACCATCGATCTCTACTACGTCCACAACCCCGAGACGCAACTCGACGTGCGCTCACCCGAGGACGTATACGACCAACTTGAAGCCACGTTCACCCGACTCGAAGAGCGGGCAGCGGCGGGCGACATCAACCACTACGGCGTGGCGACGTGGGATGCCTTCCGCGTGCCGAAAGAACATGAGCATTATCTTTCGATTGTCGAAGTCGTTTCCCGAGCACGGAAAGCCGCGCGTGCGGCGGGTAACACCGCGACGCACTTTCGCGCGATTCAACTGCCGTTCAACGTTCGGATGGCGGATGCGTTCACCGAAGAAAGCCACGACGGCCCGGACGGTCCCCAGAGCGCGCTCTGGTTTGCGCGCGAGGCTGGCCTCAACGTGTTCACGAGTGCGAGCCTTCTGCAGGGAAAACTGGCGACGGGCCTCCCCGAGGCGGTGGCCGCCCAACTGCCCGGCGAGACGACGGCCCAGCGCGCGCTCAACTTTGCGAGAAGCGCGCCGGGTGTGACGTGCTCGCTCGTCGGGATGTCCTCGCCCGTCCACGTCGAAGAGAATTTGAAAGCCGGTGAGGGAGACGCGATGGGTGCCCGAGCGTTCGACGCGATTTTCGAGTGA
- a CDS encoding DHH family phosphoesterase — protein MSKQAVVGGDFGQLTDTASAFIEQNPLVLVVVALVVLLILVVVFRNGPPRLLRPKGARFVKQLQKYDEVSVLMHPNPDPDAMACAAAVAFLADSVDTNATLQYPGKIRHQENRAFETVLDLELQNIDNASELASKNVVLVDHNVARGFDGASGITPFAVIDHHPGTGTGTQFTDCRTDYGACATILAEYIDQLGYEPHREDDTVETPLPRELATGLLYGIQSDTKHLTKGCSAAEFRACSYLFAGVDEDALDRIANPQVEGEVLKIKARAITKCDVNPPFAVSDVGDVEIVDAIPQAADELVRLEGVTAVVVLGSQNGTIHLSGRSRDDRVHMGKTLQEVVDNIPMSSAGGHARMGGGQLSLEHMEGIGPRKGLNRSELVDRLFDGMAGEL, from the coding sequence ATGTCGAAACAGGCCGTCGTAGGAGGAGATTTCGGTCAGTTGACCGATACTGCTTCGGCCTTTATCGAGCAAAATCCGCTCGTCCTCGTCGTGGTTGCGCTTGTGGTGCTCCTCATTCTCGTGGTGGTGTTCAGAAACGGCCCACCTCGGCTTCTACGACCCAAAGGTGCACGCTTTGTAAAGCAGCTACAGAAGTACGACGAGGTGTCGGTGTTGATGCACCCTAACCCCGACCCGGACGCGATGGCCTGTGCGGCCGCGGTTGCCTTTCTCGCCGACAGTGTGGATACAAACGCGACGTTGCAGTATCCGGGGAAGATTCGCCACCAGGAAAATCGGGCGTTCGAGACGGTGCTCGACCTCGAACTCCAGAACATCGACAACGCGAGCGAACTCGCCTCGAAGAACGTCGTCCTCGTAGACCACAACGTCGCACGCGGGTTCGACGGCGCGTCGGGAATCACTCCGTTTGCGGTCATCGACCACCATCCCGGAACGGGCACGGGAACGCAGTTTACCGACTGTCGAACCGACTACGGCGCGTGTGCGACGATTCTCGCAGAGTACATAGACCAGTTGGGCTACGAGCCACATCGGGAGGATGATACGGTCGAAACGCCGCTTCCCCGCGAACTGGCGACGGGGTTACTGTACGGTATTCAATCGGACACAAAACACCTGACAAAAGGCTGTTCTGCAGCGGAGTTTCGGGCGTGTAGCTACCTCTTTGCAGGCGTCGACGAGGATGCCCTCGACCGCATCGCCAATCCGCAGGTCGAAGGTGAGGTGCTCAAAATCAAGGCCCGTGCGATTACGAAGTGCGACGTGAACCCGCCGTTCGCCGTGAGCGACGTGGGCGACGTGGAAATCGTCGATGCGATTCCCCAAGCCGCAGACGAACTCGTGCGCCTCGAAGGCGTGACCGCCGTCGTCGTCCTCGGTTCGCAAAACGGGACGATTCACCTCTCGGGGCGCTCGCGCGACGACCGCGTCCACATGGGCAAAACCCTCCAAGAAGTCGTCGACAACATCCCGATGTCGAGTGCGGGCGGCCACGCGCGAATGGGTGGCGGCCAACTCTCGCTTGAGCACATGGAGGGCATCGGGCCGCGAAAAGGCCTCAACCGCTCGGAACTCGTAGACCGCCTGTTCGACGGGATGGCGGGCGAACTCTAA
- a CDS encoding NAD(P)H-binding protein, whose protein sequence is MRVAILGCGYVGLELGRQLSTDHEVVGVRRSAAGLAAIEAAGFDAVRADLTDPDSLAAVPDVDALVFAASSGGRGPDAARRIFVDGLHGALEHFGERETVPDRLLYTSSTGVYGDHDGAWVDEQTEIDPTTEKTRVLAEAEDVALSAADTVGIDGTVARFAGLYGPNRYRLDRYLTGPVTEGYLNMVHRDDAAGALRYFLETDCARGEVVLVADDEPAPKWEFADWLATACGVPEPPKQTKAERLADETLSAAAKRRILTSKRCSNEYLRSLGYELAYPTYREGYRGTIDAYRDAGT, encoded by the coding sequence ATGCGCGTCGCAATTCTCGGCTGTGGCTACGTCGGCCTCGAACTCGGCCGCCAGCTTTCGACCGACCACGAAGTCGTCGGTGTCCGCCGGTCTGCTGCGGGATTGGCCGCCATCGAGGCTGCTGGCTTCGACGCAGTTCGGGCAGACCTGACCGACCCCGACTCACTGGCGGCGGTTCCAGACGTCGATGCGCTCGTCTTTGCGGCGAGTTCCGGTGGCCGTGGCCCGGACGCCGCCCGTCGAATCTTCGTGGACGGTCTCCACGGCGCACTCGAACACTTTGGCGAGCGCGAAACCGTCCCCGACCGCCTCCTGTATACCTCCAGTACTGGCGTGTACGGCGACCACGACGGCGCGTGGGTGGACGAGCAGACAGAAATCGACCCGACCACCGAGAAGACGCGCGTCCTCGCAGAAGCCGAGGATGTGGCGCTTTCTGCGGCCGACACAGTCGGCATCGACGGCACCGTCGCACGCTTTGCGGGACTGTACGGCCCGAACAGATACCGCCTCGACCGCTACCTCACGGGGCCAGTCACGGAGGGCTATCTCAACATGGTGCACCGAGACGATGCGGCCGGTGCGCTTCGCTATTTCCTCGAAACCGACTGCGCACGCGGCGAGGTGGTACTGGTCGCAGATGACGAACCCGCCCCGAAGTGGGAGTTTGCCGACTGGCTCGCCACGGCGTGTGGCGTCCCAGAACCGCCAAAGCAGACGAAAGCCGAGCGGCTCGCAGACGAGACGCTTTCTGCGGCCGCAAAACGCCGAATTCTGACGAGCAAACGGTGTTCAAACGAGTACCTGCGCTCGCTCGGCTACGAGCTTGCGTATCCGACCTACCGCGAGGGCTACCGGGGGACGATCGACGCGTACCGCGACGCAGGCACGTAA
- a CDS encoding DUF5791 family protein, whose translation MARSRTASDNHLYPEGIPGSMLYDVSDEAGDLSPTELRALYETELRETISAVGIETVATKSDVDVEIIEELAGGDSPALTLEDAASILACDDDLPDKRTILVEVRDHLLMGMTMAILDVEAIESGLNNHLDARDIQQKIEGRAPMTLTEFASLHQFIESRKR comes from the coding sequence ATGGCACGCAGTCGCACGGCAAGTGACAACCACTTGTACCCGGAGGGCATACCGGGGAGCATGTTGTACGACGTGAGCGACGAAGCGGGCGACCTGTCGCCCACCGAGCTTCGCGCCCTCTACGAGACGGAGTTGCGCGAAACGATTTCCGCGGTGGGCATCGAAACGGTCGCAACCAAGAGCGACGTGGACGTAGAAATCATCGAAGAACTCGCAGGCGGCGACTCCCCGGCGCTGACGCTCGAAGACGCTGCCTCGATTCTCGCCTGTGACGACGACCTTCCCGACAAACGCACCATTCTGGTCGAAGTCCGTGACCACCTGCTGATGGGGATGACGATGGCGATTCTCGACGTCGAAGCCATCGAATCGGGGCTGAACAACCACCTCGACGCCCGCGACATCCAGCAGAAAATCGAAGGGCGTGCGCCGATGACGCTCACCGAATTCGCGTCGCTCCATCAGTTCATCGAAAGCCGCAAACGCTGA
- a CDS encoding DUF7286 family protein has product MAMGEKERFGRAPRVSFSVETAVAVVVPPGGTGVGDIDGNADERSAGWGDGTQSHGK; this is encoded by the coding sequence ATGGCGATGGGGGAAAAAGAACGGTTCGGGCGCGCACCGCGCGTGTCGTTTTCGGTCGAAACCGCAGTCGCGGTGGTCGTGCCACCCGGCGGGACGGGCGTTGGGGACATCGACGGGAACGCAGACGAACGCTCTGCAGGCTGGGGAGATGGCACGCAGTCGCACGGCAAGTGA
- a CDS encoding DUF7311 family protein, with protein sequence MILRVVLALLLATALVAVSLPAIERASVESTETQLRATMSQFQTAIETLPERTDPVSPERALTNQTLTLRPRRSM encoded by the coding sequence GTGATACTCCGCGTCGTGCTCGCGTTGCTGTTGGCGACTGCGCTCGTCGCCGTGAGCCTGCCCGCAATCGAGCGTGCGAGCGTCGAATCGACCGAGACGCAACTGCGCGCGACGATGAGCCAATTTCAGACGGCCATCGAAACGCTTCCAGAGCGAACGGACCCAGTCTCGCCGGAGCGTGCGCTCACCAACCAGACACTCACGCTCAGGCCGCGACGCTCGATGTAG
- a CDS encoding DUF7310 family coiled-coil domain-containing protein, producing MTEIDALEERLSAVERTLTDTDQLVSDLEHVAALTQRIDAVTDRLDAAVQAVRGYVGQQKAVNDDVEQRADAALAAVDRLERTLDSTQPEPEPRQSLDSFEPAEDTGEEVTGLLERFRAR from the coding sequence ATGACCGAGATAGACGCTCTCGAAGAGCGACTTAGCGCCGTTGAGCGCACACTGACGGACACAGACCAGCTCGTTTCCGACCTCGAACATGTCGCGGCACTCACCCAACGAATCGACGCCGTCACAGACCGACTCGACGCCGCGGTACAGGCGGTTCGCGGCTACGTTGGCCAACAGAAGGCGGTGAATGACGACGTCGAACAGCGCGCAGACGCCGCGCTCGCCGCAGTTGACCGCCTCGAACGAACCCTCGATTCGACCCAGCCCGAACCCGAACCGCGCCAGTCGCTCGACTCGTTCGAGCCAGCAGAGGACACCGGCGAGGAGGTCACTGGACTGCTCGAACGGTTCAGAGCGCGGTGA